A window from Bosea sp. ANAM02 encodes these proteins:
- the argE gene encoding acetylornithine deacetylase codes for MTASAPAGQRFTPLEMLARLVSFDTVSDKSNLALLDFVEDYLAGWGVSSLRFPNATGDKAALFATVGPQDRGGIVLSGHTDVVPVAGQAWSRDPFTLHVADGKAYGRGAVDMKAFLALGLALVPDFLAANLKTPIHLFLSYDEEVTCLGVVDGINAMGKTLPRPRAVIVGEPTMLDICDAHKGVRTFQTVVKGFAAHSSKPQLGASAVHAGALLAAELDQMAEDAKQRPDTSGRFDPPYDTVHIGTFHGGIARNILADRSEILWEIRTVPSSDPEAGPARFAKTADNVLARMRSTAPSAAIETQMTSDVPGLAPDPGSEAERLAMRLSGRNHTIAVAYATEAGHFQQAGLPTVVCGPGSIDQAHQPDEYITLEQLAAGEAFMRKLMAECQAG; via the coding sequence TTGACCGCCTCCGCTCCAGCCGGGCAGCGCTTTACGCCGCTCGAAATGCTCGCCCGCCTCGTTTCCTTCGACACGGTGAGCGACAAGTCCAATCTCGCCCTGCTCGACTTCGTCGAGGACTATCTCGCCGGCTGGGGCGTCTCGTCCCTGCGCTTCCCGAACGCGACCGGCGACAAGGCCGCCCTGTTCGCGACGGTGGGTCCGCAGGATCGCGGCGGCATCGTGCTCTCCGGCCATACCGATGTCGTGCCGGTGGCGGGGCAAGCCTGGAGCCGCGACCCGTTCACGCTGCATGTCGCGGACGGCAAGGCCTATGGCCGCGGCGCCGTCGACATGAAGGCATTCCTCGCGCTCGGGCTGGCGCTGGTGCCGGATTTCCTGGCGGCGAACCTGAAGACGCCGATCCACCTCTTCCTGTCCTATGACGAGGAGGTGACCTGCCTCGGCGTGGTCGACGGGATCAATGCCATGGGCAAGACCCTGCCGCGGCCCCGTGCGGTCATCGTCGGCGAGCCGACCATGCTCGACATCTGCGACGCCCATAAGGGCGTGCGAACCTTCCAGACCGTGGTGAAGGGCTTCGCGGCGCATTCCTCCAAGCCGCAACTCGGCGCCAGCGCCGTCCATGCCGGGGCGCTGCTCGCCGCCGAACTCGACCAGATGGCCGAGGACGCCAAGCAGCGGCCGGATACGAGCGGCCGCTTCGATCCGCCCTATGACACCGTCCATATCGGCACCTTCCATGGCGGCATCGCCCGCAACATCCTGGCCGATCGCAGCGAGATCCTCTGGGAGATCCGGACGGTGCCGAGTTCCGATCCCGAAGCCGGCCCGGCTCGCTTCGCGAAGACGGCCGACAACGTGCTGGCGCGGATGCGCTCGACCGCGCCGAGCGCGGCGATCGAGACGCAGATGACCTCGGACGTGCCGGGATTGGCGCCCGATCCGGGCTCGGAGGCCGAGCGGCTCGCGATGCGGCTCTCCGGCCGCAACCACACGATCGCCGTCGCCTATGCGACCGAAGCCGGGCATTTCCAGCAGGCGGGACTTCCGACCGTGGTCTGCGGCCCCGGCTCGATCGACCAGGCGCATCAGCCGGACGAGTACATCACGCTGGAGCAACTGGCAGCCGGCGAGGCTTTCATGCGCAAGCTGATGGCGGAGTGCCAGGCGGGGTAG
- the apaG gene encoding Co2+/Mg2+ efflux protein ApaG, which yields MYQSQTHGVRVTAAPRFMDAESSHAQGRYFWAYAIEIVNLSTQTVQLMTRHWFITDGRGEVHEVRGEGVVGKQPVLRPGESFNYTSGCPLTTPDGSMHGFYAMQDENGTVFDVEVPLFPLDSPYVKKVLH from the coding sequence ATGTATCAGTCCCAGACGCATGGCGTGCGCGTGACCGCGGCGCCTCGTTTCATGGATGCGGAATCCTCGCATGCGCAGGGCCGCTATTTCTGGGCCTATGCGATCGAGATCGTGAACCTTTCGACGCAGACCGTGCAGTTGATGACCCGGCACTGGTTCATCACCGACGGGCGCGGCGAGGTCCATGAGGTGCGCGGCGAAGGCGTGGTCGGCAAGCAGCCGGTGCTGCGGCCGGGCGAGAGCTTCAACTACACCTCGGGCTGCCCGCTGACGACGCCCGACGGCTCGATGCACGGCTTCTACGCCATGCAGGACGAGAACGGCACGGTCTTCGACGTCGAGGTGCCGCTCTTCCCGCTCGATTCCCCCTATGTGAAGAAGGTTCTGCATTGA
- a CDS encoding Hsp33 family molecular chaperone, with product MAVDETMSTAGLDDRVIPFAVPDLDVRGRIVRLGASIDTILDRHGYPEPVSRVLGEAAALTVLLGTALKFEGRFQLQTKSDGAIPMMVVDFNAPDNFRAVAHIDEAKLVEAIALDKVSTGELLGEGHLAMTVDQGSATTRYQGIVALKGQSLEEAAHQYFRQSEQIPTRVRLGVGTVTTGGRPQWRAGGILVQFMPHSPDRLRAADMHPGDAPEGHEILANPDPDGIADDAWMEARSLVETVEDHELLDPTLESERLLYRLFHERGARVFEPVTVHEACRCSRERVLSMLRGFAPEDRKAMIADDGKLGVTCEFCSRRYSFDPAEVEEGQTAGQ from the coding sequence ATGGCCGTGGACGAGACCATGAGCACCGCCGGGCTCGACGATCGGGTCATCCCCTTCGCCGTGCCCGATCTCGACGTGCGCGGCCGCATCGTGCGGCTGGGCGCCTCGATCGACACGATCCTCGATCGCCACGGCTATCCCGAGCCCGTCTCGCGCGTGCTGGGCGAGGCGGCGGCGCTCACCGTCCTGCTCGGCACGGCGCTCAAGTTCGAGGGCCGCTTCCAGCTCCAGACCAAGAGCGACGGGGCCATCCCGATGATGGTCGTCGATTTCAACGCGCCCGACAACTTCCGCGCCGTCGCCCATATCGACGAGGCCAAGCTCGTCGAGGCGATCGCGCTCGACAAGGTCTCGACCGGGGAACTGCTCGGCGAGGGCCATCTCGCCATGACCGTCGACCAGGGCTCGGCCACGACGCGCTACCAGGGTATCGTCGCGCTCAAGGGCCAGAGCCTCGAAGAGGCCGCGCACCAGTATTTCCGCCAGTCCGAGCAGATCCCGACGCGGGTCAGGCTCGGCGTCGGCACGGTCACCACCGGCGGGCGCCCGCAATGGCGCGCCGGCGGCATCCTCGTGCAGTTCATGCCGCATTCGCCGGACCGCCTGCGCGCGGCCGACATGCATCCCGGCGATGCGCCCGAGGGGCATGAGATCCTCGCCAACCCCGATCCGGACGGCATCGCCGACGATGCCTGGATGGAGGCCCGCTCGCTGGTCGAGACGGTCGAGGATCACGAACTGCTCGACCCGACGCTGGAAAGCGAGCGGCTGCTCTATCGTCTGTTCCACGAGCGCGGCGCCCGGGTCTTCGAGCCGGTCACCGTGCACGAGGCCTGCCGCTGCTCGCGCGAACGCGTGCTCTCGATGCTGCGCGGCTTCGCGCCCGAGGATCGCAAGGCGATGATCGCCGATGACGGCAAGCTCGGCGTCACTTGCGAATTCTGCTCGCGGCGCTATTCCTTCGACCCGGCCGAGGTCGAAGAGGGGCAGACGGCGGGGCAGTAG
- the argF gene encoding ornithine carbamoyltransferase — MTRHFLDLSDFSGSELRAILRTGEEIKARRRTPAAAGDRLLEGKVVATIFEQPSLRTRVSFDVGIRELGGSPMMVAGHEIELGERETIADTARVLSRYVDAIMIRILDHDSLVEMAKYATVPVINGLTKRQHPCQVMADVMTFEQRKGAIEGKRIAWTGDTNNVLTSWVHAAGRLDFELAVATPEELAPPPALMTWAKKQGAKITLTNRPEEAVEGADCVITDCWVSMGDEEGTRHNLLRPYQVDDRLMQRAEKDAIFMHCLPASRGEEVTDAIMDGPQSAVFDEAENRLHAQKGILAWCFGGVAA; from the coding sequence GTGACGCGCCATTTCCTCGATCTCTCCGATTTCTCCGGCAGCGAGCTGCGCGCGATCCTGCGCACGGGCGAGGAGATCAAGGCGCGACGCCGTACCCCCGCCGCGGCGGGCGACCGCCTGCTCGAAGGCAAGGTCGTCGCGACCATCTTCGAGCAGCCGAGCCTGCGCACCCGCGTCTCCTTCGATGTCGGCATCCGTGAGCTCGGCGGCTCGCCGATGATGGTCGCCGGCCATGAGATCGAGCTCGGCGAGCGCGAGACCATCGCGGACACTGCCCGCGTACTCTCGCGCTATGTCGATGCGATCATGATCCGCATCCTCGACCACGACTCGCTGGTCGAGATGGCGAAATACGCCACCGTCCCGGTGATCAACGGCCTGACCAAGCGCCAGCATCCCTGCCAGGTCATGGCCGATGTCATGACCTTCGAGCAGCGCAAGGGCGCGATCGAGGGCAAGCGCATCGCCTGGACCGGCGACACCAACAATGTGCTGACCTCCTGGGTCCATGCCGCCGGCCGGCTCGATTTCGAGCTCGCCGTCGCGACGCCCGAGGAGCTGGCGCCGCCGCCGGCCCTGATGACCTGGGCGAAGAAGCAGGGCGCGAAGATCACGCTCACCAATCGGCCCGAGGAAGCGGTCGAGGGCGCCGATTGCGTCATCACCGATTGCTGGGTCTCGATGGGCGACGAGGAAGGCACCCGCCACAACCTGCTGCGGCCCTATCAGGTCGACGACAGGCTGATGCAGCGCGCCGAGAAGGACGCGATCTTCATGCACTGCCTGCCGGCGTCGCGCGGCGAGGAGGTCACGGACGCGATCATGGACGGCCCGCAATCGGCCGTCTTCGACGAGGCCGAGAACCGCCTGCACGCGCAGAAGGGCATTCTGGCCTGGTGCTTCGGCGGAGTCGCGGCCTGA
- a CDS encoding 2'-deoxycytidine 5'-triphosphate deaminase, which translates to MLTFKPGIQPDSSIRAFIEAGAITLARPPAEGQIQPASLDLRLGARAYRVRASFLPGPDRTVRSRIEDLSLHEIDLTQGAVLETDCVYIAELMEGLRLPRGLRAAANPKSSTGRLDVFTRVITDRAREFDLVEDGYDGPLFIEISPRTFPILVRSGSRLSQIRFRAGETRLDDRALGEIHLRETLVSAAEPSFQGGVAVSVDLSGFDGLLGYRGKHHTALIDVDRVGAYRAADFWEPIHDDGSGSMILDPGQFYILASKEAVHVPPDYAAEMTPFDALVGEFRVHYAGFFDPGFGHRAAGGQGARAVLEVRSRDVPFIIEDGQIVGRLVYETMAARPEALYGADLKSNYQGQALKLSKHFKG; encoded by the coding sequence ATGCTGACCTTCAAGCCCGGCATCCAGCCCGACAGCTCCATCCGCGCCTTCATCGAGGCCGGCGCGATCACGCTCGCACGGCCCCCGGCCGAAGGGCAGATCCAGCCGGCGAGCCTCGACCTGCGCCTGGGCGCGCGGGCCTATCGCGTCCGCGCCTCGTTCCTGCCCGGTCCCGACCGCACGGTGCGCAGCCGGATCGAGGACCTCTCGCTGCACGAGATCGATTTGACGCAAGGCGCGGTGCTTGAGACGGACTGCGTCTACATTGCGGAATTGATGGAAGGCCTGCGCCTGCCCAGGGGCCTGCGCGCCGCCGCCAACCCGAAGAGTTCGACCGGCCGGCTCGATGTCTTCACCCGCGTCATCACCGATCGCGCCCGCGAGTTCGATCTGGTCGAGGACGGCTATGACGGCCCGCTCTTCATCGAGATCTCGCCGCGCACCTTCCCGATTCTGGTCCGCTCCGGCTCGCGCCTCTCGCAGATCCGCTTCCGCGCCGGCGAAACCCGCCTCGACGACCGCGCGCTCGGCGAAATCCACTTGCGCGAGACGCTGGTCAGCGCGGCCGAGCCCTCTTTCCAGGGCGGCGTCGCCGTCAGCGTCGATCTTTCCGGCTTCGACGGGCTGCTCGGCTATCGCGGCAAGCACCATACGGCGTTGATCGACGTCGACCGCGTCGGCGCCTATCGCGCCGCCGATTTCTGGGAGCCGATCCACGATGACGGCTCGGGCAGCATGATCCTCGATCCCGGCCAGTTCTACATCCTGGCCTCCAAGGAAGCGGTGCATGTCCCGCCGGATTATGCCGCCGAGATGACGCCATTCGACGCGCTGGTCGGCGAATTCCGCGTCCATTATGCCGGTTTCTTCGACCCTGGCTTTGGCCACCGCGCCGCCGGCGGCCAGGGTGCCCGCGCCGTGCTCGAGGTCCGTTCGCGCGACGTGCCCTTCATCATCGAGGACGGCCAGATCGTCGGCCGCCTCGTCTATGAGACCATGGCGGCCCGCCCGGAGGCGCTCTATGGCGCCGATCTCAAGTCGAACTATCAGGGACAGGCCCTGAAGCTCTCCAAGCATTTCAAGGGTTGA